The nucleotide sequence ATGGGCGCGAAGGTAGGCGGGTACTTCCGTGACGCCTTCGGGGATCAGCAGGGCGCGCACGTCGGTGAGGCGGTCCAGCTTCTTTTCCACAGGCTTGGCGGGGTCCAGAATCACCAGCTGCTGGGCGGCGCGGAAGTGGTTGCCGTTTATCAGCACCAGGCTTTGATGCTGCAGCAATTCGGGCTGACTGAACCGGTCGAGGGGCCGCTTCACGTCGAGACGGGCGAAGCGGATGTTGTCGGTCAGCTCAGCGTTGGCGCCGGCGGCCAGCATGCCGGTTTCGGGAGTGGTGCCGTTGCGCACGGCATCGGCGGCGGCGTGGTCGGCGTCCACGTAGGCCACGCGCAGGGTATCGGTGAGCAGCGGCAGCAGCCGGGCGGCCAGCTCCTTGATGCGGCCACAGGGGGCACCCAGAATGGCCAGCTCGTGGCGGCCGAACTCGCCGCCGTGCGGGCGAGCCAACTGGGCATGCTTGGTGCGGGATTTGTCGGTGGGGGCGTTATCCAGCATGATGGAAGTCCTGTTTGCCGCCGGTTTTGCTGACGAGGCGGGTTTCCTGAATGAGAATGTCGTGCGAAAGGGCCTTGCACATGTCGTAGATGGTGAGGGCCGCCACCGACGCGCCGGTGAGGGCCTCCATTTCCACCCCGGTTTTGCCGGTCACGGTAGCCGTACACTCAATCAGCACGGCATCGGGGCCATCCACTTCTATGATTACCTGGCAATTATCCAGGCCCAGCGGGTGGCACAGCGGAATCAGCTCGGAGGTGCGCTTTGCCCCCATGATGCCGGCAAGAATAGCCGTCTGAAACACGGGGCCTTTGCGGGTCGGCAAGTCGCCTTCCTTCACCAGAGCCATGATTTCGGAGCCGAGTATCACCCGGCTGCGGGCCCGCGCCACACGGCGGGTCGGTTGTTTGGCGCCCACGTCCACCATGGCCGGCTGGCCGGCGTCGTTGAGGTGGGTGAGTTTAGCGGAGTCGGACATACGGAGCACAAGCTTCAGCTTGTGGTTAGAGGAAAAGTAAAGGGTAAGGCCTGTACGAAAGTACCGCCCGGAAAGTAGCGCGAACTTTGCAGTTCGCGTCCCCGCGCCGTTTGGGCGGCTGTCGTCCGGTTATCGTTCGGGGGCGCGAACTACAAAGTTCGCGCTACTATTCGGTCAGCTACACAAGGTTACCGGCCGATGTAGAGACGCGACACTTCGCGTCTCGTCGTTGCTGATATTGTTTGAATGGTACGGTTCCGAACTGTTCAACGACGAGACGCGAAGTGTCGCGTCTCTGTATCCGCCTTTCCAAACAACCAGCGGCCTTATTCGTTGGGAAACGGCACAAGCTAAAGCTTGTGCTACATTTATCCCTATGATTTCTGTTGCTGAAGCCACCCGCCTTGTTGCCGCCACCATTCGCCCGCTGGGTGTGGAGCATCTTTCCCTGAGCCTCACCACCGGCCGCGTGCTGCGCGAGGACCTGCGCGCCGACCGGGATTTTCCGCCCTTCAACCGGGTGGCTATGGACGGCATGGCCGTGCGCTACGAGGCCTTGGCAGCGGGCCAGACGGAGTTCCGCATCCACCACACCCAGTTTGCCGGCCAGCCGCCCCAGCCGCTTCCCGAGGCCACGGCCGCCGTGGAAATCATGACTGGGGCCATGCTGCCGCCCGGCGTGGATACCGTGATTCGCTACGAGGACCTCACGTTCCGTACCGATGCCGACGGCCAGCGCTGGGCCACCGTGCAGGCGCTGCCGCCCCGGGCCGGCCACAACGTGCACCCCCAGGCCGCCGACCGCCAGCAGGGCGACTTGCTGGTGCCCGTCGGCACCCGTCTGGAACCCGCCGAAGTAGCCGTGGCCGCCACCGTAGGCGCTGCCACCGTGGCCGTGTCGCGGCGGCCGCGGATAGCCGTGGTGAGCACCGGCGACGAGCTGGTGCCCATCACCGAGCAGCCCCAGGCTCACCAGATCCGCCGCTCCAACGCCATCATGCTCCAGGCCGCCGCCGAAGCCGCCGGGGCCCGCACCGAAATCTTCCACTTCGACGACGACCCTGCCGCCTTGCGCCAGGGTTTGCCCGCCCTGCTGGCCGGCTTCGATGCAGTGGTGCTCAGCGGGGGCGTGTCGATGGGCAAAGCTGATTTTCTGCCGGAAGTGCTGCGGGAGCTGGGCGTGGAGCAGGTATTTCACGAGGTGAAGCAGCGGCCGGGCAAACCGTTCTGGTTCGGGCAGCAGCCCGGTGGGGCGGTGGTGTTTGCGCTGCCCGGCAACCCGGTGTCCACGTTCGTGAACTTCTACCGCTACGCCCGGCCCTGGCTGCTGGCCGTACAGCAGCCCGCCGGCACCTCGGCCGCCGGAGCCGCGCCCGTGCCCGCCGTCCTCACCCACCCCATCGACTTCAAGCCGCCCATGACGCACTTCCTGCTGGTGAGCCTGGAGCCTAGCCCCGATGGCCGCCTGCTGGCCACCCCCGAGCGGGCCGGCGGCTCCGGCGATATGGCCAGCCTGCTCACCTCCAGCGGCTTCCTGGAGCTACCGCCGGAACAGGAACATTTCCCCGCAGGCACGGTGCTGCCGGTGTGGCGGTTTCGGGGGTAGTGAGCGAAGTCAAAAGGGAAAAGCCAGAGCTGACAGGGTGTAGGCGCTTCGGCTTTTCCCTTTCGGCTTAACTAGCAAACTCAAGTTGCGGAGAAGCCGCGTAGCGGCGGCAGGTGTGTAGTTTATCAATCAACAACCGGTAAAAGCCGCGTAGCGGCGACAGATTCGCTGGTAGATGGTCCCACAGACCTGCCGCCGCTATGCGGCTTGTTAGCAAATAGCACCTGACTTACTACAAACCTGTCGCCGCTACGCGGCTCTTCCGCAACTTGGGTTTGCTACGCTTCAAAATCCAGCCCGCACTGGAAGCAGTGGCACTGGGGCTTCTCGGGGGCCAGCAGCCACAGGCGCAGCTTTACGAACAGGTTGTCCTGGGGCTGGGGCTGGTGGCGGCACACTACGTCGGGGTGATGGCAACGGGGGCAGCGGACTGTGGCGGGGGCTTCCTCGTCGTCGGAGCTGGCCAGAGCGTGCATGGTGGGGCGGCTGGCGTCCAGCAGTTCCTGGGCGGCGGCTAGGTCGGGCTGGCGCACGTGCAGGCGTACGCCGCCGGATATGGGGCCGTAGGGCCGGTTTTCGTTGCTCAGGAAGCTCGGGATGCCGGCGGCATCCAGCTGATTTTTGGCCAGATGCGCCGAGATGGTGTTGGCGAAGGAGGCCAGCAGCACAATGGGCTGGTCAGTGGGCTCGTCGAACATGCGGCAGGGGTCGGTATTGAGTATCAGGTACTGAGTATTTAGTATTTGAGGGCAACACTCAGTAGTGAGCTATACTGGTCACCAAAATAGCTCATACTCAGCGTTTGCCACTCCACATTGAACACGCAGTACCCTAAAACAAAAGAAGCACCCCGCGGGGTGCTTCTTTTGTTTTAGGGCCATTTTATTTTGAAGGATGCTACTTAAACAGGGCCAGGGCCTTGATGAAGGTCTGGGAAACGCCCCAGGCCAGCGGCACGCCTACAAACAGCCAGGCAATCACCAGCGCGCCAGTGGAGCTGGGCGTGGCGTCGGCGTTGGAATTCTGCGTTCTTGGTTCCATATCGAATTGAAAGTCAGGAAGTACGTGATACGGCGGTTAGGCCACTGTTTTTTTGGCGGGCTCCTTCTCAAAATACCGCTCGGCGACAGGTTTCACCAGGAAGTTGGCAATCAGGCCCACCACCAGCAGCACTGCCATGGTGTAGAACACCGACTGATATGCCGCCGCGCCCACTAGGCCTTTGTCTTTGGCGCTGCCGTGCAGGTAGTTCACAATCACGGGGCCGAGTACGCCGGCCGTACTCCAGGCCGTGAGCAGACGCCCGTGGATGGCGCCCACCTGCAGCTTGCCGAACAGGTCGGAGAGGTAGGCCGGGATGGTGGCGAAACCACCGCCGTACATGGTCAGAATCACGCAGGACACCACCACAAACAGCGTCAGCTGGGCGCCGGCGCCCAGGGTCGGAATCAGGGCGTAGAGCAGAATGCCCAGGCCGAAGTAGATGGCATACGTGGTTTTGCGGCCCAGCTTATCCGAAGCCGACGACCAGAAGAAGCGGCCCAGCAAATTGAACAAGCTCAGCAAACCCACGAAGCCGGCAGCGGCCGCCGCCGTTACGCCGCGTCCGGCGCCCATAGCGGCATCCGAAAACGACTCCTGAATGAGTGGTGAAGCCGTTTCGAGCACGCCGATACCGGCCGTCACGTTCATGCACAGCACCACCCACAGCAGCCAGAACTGCGGCGTCTTGATGGCGTTGTCGGCCGTTACGTTGCCGGTGGTGATGAGGGCGTTGTGGTCGGTGGAAGGCGTATAGCCCTCCGGCTTCCAGTCGTCGGCAGGCACCCGAATGGTCCAGACGCCGAACTGCATGAACAGCAAATAGATAACCCCCATGGCCAGGAACGTAGCGGCCACGCCCAGCGAGCCGGTACCAGCCGCCTTGAAGTGGTCCATGAGCGTAACGGCAAGCGGCGAGCCAATCATAGCGCCACCGCCGAAGCCCATGATGGCCATGCCCGTGGCCACGCCCTTGCGGTCGGGAAACCACTTGATCAGGGTGCTCACCGGCGAGATATAGCCGATGCCCAGCCCGATGCCGCCCACGAAGCCGTAGCCGAAATACACCAGCCAGATGCTGTGCAGGTGCACGCCCAGCGCGGCAATGAAGAAGCCGCCGCCAAAGCACAGCGCCGACGCCATCATGGCCTTGCGCGGCCCAACGCGCTCCAGCCACTTACCAAAAATGGCGGCCGAAAGGCCCAGCAGCACAATGGCAATGGAGAAGATTACGCCCAGCTGCCCGGGCGTCCAGTCGGCCGGGGCCGGGGCGTCGGGGTTGCCGCTGATGAGGGCGCCCAGGGGCTTTTTGAACACGCTGAAGGCATATGCCTGCCCGATGGCCAGGTGCACTGCCAGCGCGGCCGGCGGCACCAGCCAGCGGTTGTAGCCGGGGCCGGCTACGGTGCGGCTACGGTCCAGTAAAGAATCTTCTGCCATGAGGAATGGTGGTTTTGGTGGTGAGGTAGAACAGAAACGCCCAAAGCACGACCGGAAGCCGTGCCTGATTTTTAGGAAGATATCGGCTTTGTACGCCGATTAGCGGCAAACGCCCAACTATTTTTTGCTAAAAAGCTATAGGTCCGGCTTCGCCCCCAGCAGCTCCCCTCCTACCCCGGCCACCCGATACCGCCGCGGCTACTCCCGGGCCGGCTGGCGCAGCAGCCAGCCGCGCAGGCCCTTTGCGCGCGAGGCCTGCAGAAAATCCTGCACCCCGGCGGCCATGGCCTGCGCCATGCGGCGCTGGGCGGCGGGGTCGGTCAGCACCTTTTCGTCTTCCGGGTTGGAGAGAAAGGCCGTTTCCACCAGTGCGTTGGGGTACTCGGTGGGGCCATTCAGGCCAAAGTTGAAATTGCCGACCAGCCCCCAGCCCGGCAGGCCGGTCTCGGCCTGCATGCGCTGGTAGAGCGCCGCCGCCAGCGGCCGAAACGCCACGTAGCGGTAGAAAGCCGCCGTACCCCGTGCCGCCGCGCTGCCCGCCGAATTCACGTGGATGCTCACCAGCAGCGCGGGCCGACGCTGGCGCAGCAGCAGCACCCGGTCGCCGTTGTCCACAGTGCGGTCGTCGGTGCGGGTCATGAGGACACGAGCGCCGCGGCGCTCCAGCTCCTGCTGTAGCTGCCGGGCAATGGAGAGCGTGAGGTCTTTTTCACGGATTCCGGCCGGGGTGGCCGCGCCGGTGTTGGTGCCGCCGTGGCCGGCGTCGATGGCGACCAGCAAGCCCTTCAGGCGCAGTTTGGCTGGCGGGCGCGCCACCTGCACCACCAGCGTATTGCGCACGTAGCCTACGTGGTAGCCCCAGCTTTGGCGGTGCCGCAGCGGCAGAACCATCCGAAACACGTCGGGCTGGGGCTGCTCGTAATACACGTCGCCCAGCTCCTGCAGGCCGGCGCGCTGCGTTATCCAGTTGGTGTTGGACGTGGCCCCGAACACATCCACGACCAGCCGGGTGGGGTTCTGGAGCAACTGGGTGCGGTAGGGCAGGCGCTGGCTGAGCGGCAGGCGCACGTAGTCGTAGAGCGAGTCGCCCTGCACACTCCACGAGCCGGTGAGCGTGGCCGGCACGAAGCCACCCGGCGGCAGCAGACGCACCACTTCAGCGGGCACCCACGCGTGCTGGCCGGCCGCCAGCTGCACGCGGTACTGGCCCGCAGCCCGCCCTACCACGTGCAACACCACCAGCGAGTCGAGGTAGCCGAGCTTGGCGCCGCCCAGCCGGTCTTCACCCAGGCCATAGTTCAGGTAGGCCAGCCCGCCCTGGGTGAGGGCCAGCTGGGGTTGGTCGGGGCTGAGTACCCGCACGGGCGCGGCGGTGGCCAGGGAATCGTGGCGGCCGTCGGGCAGGCGCAGGTGCAGCCACAGGGGCCGGCCGGCGGAGCCGCCGAGGGTGTCGGCAGCGGTGATGGTGTAGCTGCCCTGGTAGATGCCGCGCTGCCCGCCTGCTTGTTCGGGCGGCAGCTCAATCAGCGGCCGGCCGTTCAGGAACGTGGCCCGCCCGCCCGGTTCGCCGGTCAGGCGCACCTGCAGCTGGTCGCCGGGGCTGAGCCATAACTCACCGCCGGGCACAGTTTCCGCCGTTTTTATCGGGCGCTGGGCCGCCGCCGGATTGGCCCCCAACCATAGCAGCAGAGCCAGCCATCGGGCGGCAGAAATCCTTTCAAGAGCTTTTCGCATCTGGCACCTCCCCTAATCAACATACATAAAAAGAGAGCCCCGCCAGGCGGCAGGGCTCTCCGATACAAGGAAAAACAAGCTATTCCTCGCGCACGGCCTCGCGCAGATCTTTCACGTCGCGGCTGGTTTCCATGGCCGTAAACTCGGTCTGGAGGGCCCGGATGTGCAGTTCGTCGCGGCCTTTGATGTCAAGGCGGATTTTGCGGAACTGGGCGTTGAGGCGGCGGCTGATAACTGTGGCGTAGTCCCAGTCGCGCTGGGTCCAGGCCTTGCGGCGGGCCCGCACCTGCTGCATAAATTGCGTGAAGGCCGGCTCGATGGTGGCCGGCGTCAGCTGCTCGATACCAGCATAGGTGCCCAGCAGCTCGTTGGCGAAGGTACTGGCGTCGGCGTCGCTGATGGGCTGGCGCGCCCGGGCCCGCGACACGGAGTCGAAGCGGGCGGCGCGGCGGCCGGCCACGCGCAGCTTGGCGGCGGCGCGGTCGGCCAGCGTATCAAGGTTGCGGACTTCGTCGCGCACCACTTCCTGGCGCTCACGCGGGGTGGTGTCGCAGGAGGTG is from Hymenobacter yonginensis and encodes:
- a CDS encoding putative signal transducing protein, whose translation is MFDEPTDQPIVLLASFANTISAHLAKNQLDAAGIPSFLSNENRPYGPISGGVRLHVRQPDLAAAQELLDASRPTMHALASSDDEEAPATVRCPRCHHPDVVCRHQPQPQDNLFVKLRLWLLAPEKPQCHCFQCGLDFEA
- a CDS encoding molybdopterin molybdotransferase MoeA; protein product: MISVAEATRLVAATIRPLGVEHLSLSLTTGRVLREDLRADRDFPPFNRVAMDGMAVRYEALAAGQTEFRIHHTQFAGQPPQPLPEATAAVEIMTGAMLPPGVDTVIRYEDLTFRTDADGQRWATVQALPPRAGHNVHPQAADRQQGDLLVPVGTRLEPAEVAVAATVGAATVAVSRRPRIAVVSTGDELVPITEQPQAHQIRRSNAIMLQAAAEAAGARTEIFHFDDDPAALRQGLPALLAGFDAVVLSGGVSMGKADFLPEVLRELGVEQVFHEVKQRPGKPFWFGQQPGGAVVFALPGNPVSTFVNFYRYARPWLLAVQQPAGTSAAGAAPVPAVLTHPIDFKPPMTHFLLVSLEPSPDGRLLATPERAGGSGDMASLLTSSGFLELPPEQEHFPAGTVLPVWRFRG
- a CDS encoding N-acetylmuramoyl-L-alanine amidase, yielding MRKALERISAARWLALLLWLGANPAAAQRPIKTAETVPGGELWLSPGDQLQVRLTGEPGGRATFLNGRPLIELPPEQAGGQRGIYQGSYTITAADTLGGSAGRPLWLHLRLPDGRHDSLATAAPVRVLSPDQPQLALTQGGLAYLNYGLGEDRLGGAKLGYLDSLVVLHVVGRAAGQYRVQLAAGQHAWVPAEVVRLLPPGGFVPATLTGSWSVQGDSLYDYVRLPLSQRLPYRTQLLQNPTRLVVDVFGATSNTNWITQRAGLQELGDVYYEQPQPDVFRMVLPLRHRQSWGYHVGYVRNTLVVQVARPPAKLRLKGLLVAIDAGHGGTNTGAATPAGIREKDLTLSIARQLQQELERRGARVLMTRTDDRTVDNGDRVLLLRQRRPALLVSIHVNSAGSAAARGTAAFYRYVAFRPLAAALYQRMQAETGLPGWGLVGNFNFGLNGPTEYPNALVETAFLSNPEDEKVLTDPAAQRRMAQAMAAGVQDFLQASRAKGLRGWLLRQPARE
- a CDS encoding MFS transporter small subunit; its protein translation is MEPRTQNSNADATPSSTGALVIAWLFVGVPLAWGVSQTFIKALALFK
- the moaC gene encoding cyclic pyranopterin monophosphate synthase MoaC, coding for MSDSAKLTHLNDAGQPAMVDVGAKQPTRRVARARSRVILGSEIMALVKEGDLPTRKGPVFQTAILAGIMGAKRTSELIPLCHPLGLDNCQVIIEVDGPDAVLIECTATVTGKTGVEMEALTGASVAALTIYDMCKALSHDILIQETRLVSKTGGKQDFHHAG
- a CDS encoding L-lactate MFS transporter encodes the protein MAEDSLLDRSRTVAGPGYNRWLVPPAALAVHLAIGQAYAFSVFKKPLGALISGNPDAPAPADWTPGQLGVIFSIAIVLLGLSAAIFGKWLERVGPRKAMMASALCFGGGFFIAALGVHLHSIWLVYFGYGFVGGIGLGIGYISPVSTLIKWFPDRKGVATGMAIMGFGGGAMIGSPLAVTLMDHFKAAGTGSLGVAATFLAMGVIYLLFMQFGVWTIRVPADDWKPEGYTPSTDHNALITTGNVTADNAIKTPQFWLLWVVLCMNVTAGIGVLETASPLIQESFSDAAMGAGRGVTAAAAAGFVGLLSLFNLLGRFFWSSASDKLGRKTTYAIYFGLGILLYALIPTLGAGAQLTLFVVVSCVILTMYGGGFATIPAYLSDLFGKLQVGAIHGRLLTAWSTAGVLGPVIVNYLHGSAKDKGLVGAAAYQSVFYTMAVLLVVGLIANFLVKPVAERYFEKEPAKKTVA